From the Periophthalmus magnuspinnatus isolate fPerMag1 chromosome 1, fPerMag1.2.pri, whole genome shotgun sequence genome, one window contains:
- the LOC117373742 gene encoding dynein axonemal light chain 4 — protein sequence MAATTEGKKEEADYKRLHSFPLIRHTDMSEEMRVETMELCVTACEKFATNNESAAKMIKESMDKKFGSSWHVVIGEGFGFEVTHEVKNLLYMFFGGSLAVCVWKCS from the exons ATGGCAGCGACAACCGAGGGGAAGAAGGAAGAGGCCGACTACAAGAGGCTGCACAGCTTCCCTCTCATCAGG CACACGGACATGTCGGAGGAAATGCGGGTGGAGACAATGGAGCTGTGTGTCACGGCCTGTGAAAAGTTTGCAACCAACAATGAG AGTGCCGCGAAGATGATCAAAGAGTCCATGGACAAGAAGTTCGGCAGCTCGTGGCATGTGGTCATCGGAGAGGGCTTTGGCTTCGAGGTGACCCATGAGGTGAAGAACTTGCTCTACATGTTCTTCGGAGGCAGCCTGGCAGTGTGCGTGTGGAAGTGCtcctga